One part of the Capra hircus breed San Clemente chromosome 4, ASM170441v1, whole genome shotgun sequence genome encodes these proteins:
- the CCM2 gene encoding cerebral cavernous malformations 2 protein isoform X3: protein MEEEGKKGKKYLGQLTSIPGYLNPSSRTEILHFIDNAKRAHQLPGHLTQEHDAVISLSAYNVKLAWRDGEDTILRVPIHDIAAVSYVRDDASHLVVLKTAQDPGISPSQSLCAESSRGLTTGSLSESGVGPVEACCLVILAAESKVAAEELCSLLGQVFQIVYTESTIDFLDRAIFDGASTPTHHLSLHSDDSSTKVDMKEPYETEASTFSFPECAHAGGVSPLSFCMQTAPHAKTVSESELSATAAELLQDYMLTLRTKLSSQEIQQFAALLHEYRDGASVHEFCINLRQLYGDSRKFLLLGLRPFIPEKDSQHFENFLETIGVKDGRGIITDSFGRYRRATSSTSTSTSNGNRAAGSSDDQSAPSEGDEWDRMISDISNDIEALGCSMDQDSA from the exons TATTTAGGTCAGTTAACGTCCATACCAGGATACCTGAATCCTTCCAGTAGGACCGAAATCCTGCATTTCATAGACAATGCAAAG AGAGCCCACCAGCTCCCCGGACACCTGACCCAGGAGCATGACGCTGTGATCAGTCTGTCTGCCTACAACGTCAAGCTGGCCTGGAGGGACGGGGAGGACACCATCCTCAGGGTCCCCATCCATGACATTGCCGCCGTGTCCTACGTGCGAGATGACGCCTCACACCTGGTGGTCCTGAAGACAG CCCAGGACCCCGGCATCTCCCCCAGCCAGAGTTTGTGTGCAGAAAGTTCCCGAGGCCTTACCACAGGCTCCCTGTCGGAGAGTGGAGTGGGGCCTGTGGAGGCATGCTGCCTGGTGATCCTGGCCGCGGAGAGCAAG GTCGCCGCGGAAGAGCTGTGCTCCCTGCTTGGCCAGGTCTTCCAGATCGTGTACACAGAGTCCACCATTGACTTCCTGGACAGAGCCATATTTGATGGGGCCTCGACACCCACCCACCACCTGTCCCTTCACAGTG ATGACTCTTCCACAAAGGTGGACATGAAGGAGCCATATGAGACGGAAGCCAGCACTTT CTCCTTCCCCGAGTGTGCACATGCAGGCGGCGTCTCGCCCTTGTCCTTCTGCATGCAGACGGCACCCCACGCCAAGACGGTCAGCGAGAGTGAGCTGAGCGCCACGGCTGCGGAGCTGCTGCAGGACTACATGCTCACG CTGCGCACCAAGCTGTCATCGCAGGAGATCCAGCAGTTTGCAGCACTGCTGCACGAGTACCGTGACGGCGCCTCAGTGCACGAGTTCTGCATCAACCTGCGGCAGCTCTATGGGGACAGCCGCAAGTTCCTGCTGCTCG GTCTGCGGCCCTTCATCCCTGAGAAAGACAGCCAGCACTTCGAGAACTTCTTGGAGACCATTGGGGTGAAGGATGGCCGTGGGATCATCACGGACAGCTTCGGCAGGTACCGCCGGGCCACgagctccacctccacctccacctccaacgGGAACAGGGCCGCGGGCAGCTCTGACGACCAGTCCGCGCCCTCGGAGGGGGATGAGTGGGACCGCATGATCTCGGACATCAGCAATGACATCGAGGCGCTGGGCTGCAGCATGGATCAGGACTCGGCCTGA